In Spirosoma aureum, a single genomic region encodes these proteins:
- a CDS encoding GntR family transcriptional regulator, whose product MKDTLITTDRQRSPKYLQVVNAVISEIEGGSLRIGDRLPSINDACTDWYLSKDSVKRAYDTLSQLGLITSVYRKGYFIAGKSNRRIQRVLIITGQLTESVKQLHDAIVRQVGGKALIDICTYNYRQDLLGQLIDKHLGNYHYFLLMPHLVETNPASIQCLNNLPGNQLILVGSQWRNLLTHGHQIYYGGQKAFYEALESQLTVLRKYSQLNLVLPNLDFFEADYIQAFQQFCTRHDFNFQLLDELTEADICLHQAYFVTDSADLITLVDYSQQHALRLGQDLGVVSLTENEYTRLLAGGVSVISHPSAEVGRLVSQILVGQPGPSQPAYSLPLQLQFRASC is encoded by the coding sequence ATGAAAGACACCTTAATAACGACCGATCGGCAGCGGTCGCCGAAGTATTTACAAGTCGTTAATGCTGTAATTAGTGAGATCGAAGGTGGCTCGTTACGCATTGGAGATCGGTTGCCGTCGATCAATGATGCCTGCACCGATTGGTACCTGTCAAAAGACTCCGTAAAGCGGGCCTATGATACACTGTCGCAACTCGGTTTAATTACGTCGGTATACCGAAAAGGGTACTTTATTGCGGGTAAATCGAACCGCCGGATACAGAGAGTCTTGATTATTACCGGCCAACTAACCGAAAGCGTCAAACAACTCCACGACGCCATTGTTCGGCAGGTGGGCGGGAAGGCGCTCATCGATATCTGCACCTATAATTACCGGCAGGATTTGCTGGGTCAATTGATTGACAAGCACCTTGGCAACTACCATTATTTCTTATTGATGCCGCACCTGGTCGAAACGAATCCCGCGTCGATTCAATGCCTAAATAACCTGCCGGGTAACCAGTTGATCTTGGTTGGTAGCCAATGGCGAAACCTGTTGACACACGGGCATCAGATTTATTATGGTGGTCAAAAAGCCTTTTACGAAGCGCTGGAAAGTCAACTAACTGTTCTACGGAAATATAGTCAACTGAATCTGGTACTGCCGAATCTGGATTTCTTTGAAGCCGATTATATCCAGGCGTTTCAACAGTTTTGCACGCGCCACGATTTCAATTTTCAGCTACTCGACGAACTCACTGAGGCCGATATTTGCCTGCATCAGGCGTATTTCGTAACTGACAGCGCCGACCTGATTACGCTCGTGGATTACAGCCAGCAGCATGCCCTCCGACTTGGTCAGGACTTGGGCGTTGTGAGCTTAACTGAGAATGAATACACGCGACTTTTAGCGGGTGGCGTGTCGGTGATTTCGCATCCCTCGGCCGAGGTGGGCCGATTGGTGTCGCAAATTCTGGTTGGCCAACCCGGTCCCAGCCAACCGGCGTATTCCCTTCCTCTTCAATTACAATTCCGGGCTTCCTGCTAA
- a CDS encoding RagB/SusD family nutrient uptake outer membrane protein yields the protein MKRSYILTLLTTVFIAGLFSQCEKKLNLAPLGALNEETYYQSTDDFKGAAVLAYSTLLNYTYEQFDAGGWFKGTGMIDDDQTSHNNGADNIEEFNWRSTDGTWSALWSNTYKGIQRTNIIIEKLPAAKGVSDSTKKVFEAEARFLRGYFNFFLAINWGNAPLITVTPRTLAETRVGNSQPGELWDAAIADLKLAKAGLPVKWDDANKGRATSGAASAMLGKLLLFRAQWEKKPALYTEAAAEFQGLVGKYSLVKNYLDNFMPTTENNAESVFEVQMGIGGVNPWLPADFVFSNGSAAGTARLIYYRAACGPNNVCAPGAGGTGYGQIEITTGLQKEFEAGDPRRQATLFLDGDPYDTGTNIDGSQKWVYSKNWTITGSTPAKYVRKDVNIDYRSPLSVNNQRTIRYADILLMLAECKLLGSKDLAGAVALINQVRQRADATGKILPDVAVGTDAQIFKALMHERRVEFALEDHRYDDLVRWHRAGLINIKTDVDFGRTTANTNWAEKNLLKPVPQSERDLNPAILQNTGF from the coding sequence ATGAAACGATCTTATATTCTTACACTTCTGACCACGGTGTTCATTGCCGGACTGTTTTCGCAATGCGAGAAGAAGCTCAACTTGGCTCCACTGGGAGCACTCAATGAGGAAACCTATTACCAATCGACCGACGATTTTAAGGGGGCGGCTGTCCTGGCGTATTCGACGCTGCTGAATTATACCTACGAGCAATTTGATGCGGGCGGCTGGTTTAAAGGCACAGGTATGATTGATGACGATCAGACTAGTCATAACAATGGTGCCGATAACATTGAAGAGTTCAACTGGCGCTCGACCGATGGAACCTGGAGTGCGCTTTGGTCGAATACGTACAAGGGTATTCAACGAACCAATATTATCATCGAAAAGCTACCAGCCGCGAAGGGCGTGTCCGACTCTACGAAGAAAGTGTTTGAAGCAGAAGCCCGTTTTCTGCGCGGTTACTTCAACTTCTTTCTGGCGATTAACTGGGGAAATGCACCACTGATTACTGTCACTCCCCGTACGCTGGCGGAGACACGTGTCGGCAATTCACAGCCGGGCGAGTTATGGGATGCCGCCATCGCCGATCTGAAGTTGGCGAAAGCGGGGCTGCCCGTCAAATGGGACGACGCCAACAAAGGACGGGCCACCAGCGGGGCCGCTTCAGCTATGCTAGGCAAACTATTGCTATTTCGTGCCCAGTGGGAAAAGAAACCTGCACTCTATACAGAAGCAGCCGCTGAGTTTCAGGGCTTGGTTGGTAAGTATTCGCTGGTAAAGAACTACCTGGACAACTTCATGCCAACAACTGAAAATAATGCAGAATCTGTTTTTGAGGTTCAAATGGGTATTGGCGGTGTGAATCCCTGGCTCCCGGCTGATTTTGTATTCTCGAACGGATCAGCTGCTGGCACGGCACGGCTTATTTATTATCGGGCTGCCTGCGGTCCAAACAATGTTTGTGCGCCCGGAGCCGGAGGAACAGGCTATGGACAGATTGAGATCACAACGGGCCTTCAGAAAGAATTTGAAGCGGGCGATCCCCGCCGACAAGCCACGCTGTTTCTGGATGGCGATCCATATGATACAGGTACCAATATCGATGGTTCTCAGAAATGGGTCTACAGTAAAAACTGGACAATTACGGGTTCAACGCCCGCCAAATATGTTCGTAAAGATGTTAATATCGACTATCGATCGCCCTTGAGTGTCAATAACCAACGGACGATTCGCTACGCCGATATTCTGCTAATGCTGGCTGAATGTAAATTGTTGGGATCGAAAGATTTGGCGGGTGCCGTTGCCCTTATCAATCAGGTTCGCCAGCGCGCGGATGCAACCGGAAAAATACTTCCCGACGTTGCCGTTGGTACGGATGCCCAGATTTTCAAGGCCTTGATGCACGAACGACGCGTCGAGTTTGCTCTGGAAGATCACCGCTACGACGACCTTGTTCGTTGGCATCGGGCGGGCCTAATTAACATCAAAACCGATGTTGATTTTGGCCGAACCACAGCCAATACAAACTGGGCCGAAAAGAACTTACTAAAACCCGTTCCACAAAGTGAGCGCGATTTAAACCCAGCTATTCTGCAGAACACGGGTTTCTGA